From one Nitrosococcus halophilus Nc 4 genomic stretch:
- a CDS encoding four helix bundle protein: MIHADAALNKLRLYLRLAHQWRWLNEGQYRHVSMMVAELGRLLGGWMKAK, from the coding sequence ATGATCCACGCCGATGCCGCGCTCAATAAACTACGGTTATATCTACGCTTGGCGCATCAGTGGCGCTGGCTCAATGAGGGCCAGTACCGGCATGTGAGCATGATGGTCGCAGAACTCGGGCGGCTGTTGGGCGGTTGGATGAAGGCCAAGTGA
- a CDS encoding SUMF1/EgtB/PvdO family nonheme iron enzyme, with translation MMVYSGKQKIAFSKRLQRDWKDLADYFDIPPQEQAAFDKGHEPRDIWVWLEERERLQELPEALHYIDREDIIAEVLTPPTPPPPPATHTHQKGSPFPGLRAFTTKEARLFFGRTAETNELLNKIKQQALVAVIGASGSGKSSLVAAGGLPRLRELPGGESWQKIRFTPGGLGDDPFLPLAAKLEPYLETHDLSGRTIAEKLRATGDLAALVRPLFEERPATTKLLFFIDQFEELFTLTEPKHHKRFIAMLEKAAQADRLRLVLALRADFFHHCIDYPRFDKWLRAGFFSLAPPDLLALMEMITGPAAVAGLSFEEGLSGRILRDTGNEPGALALMAFALAELYKACQPGTTLTHTAYDSFGGIKGAIGKRAEDAYAKLNKDAQNALAGIFKELVEIDSERGIPTRRRSSLTHFKTTPAACTSIEQFAKARLLNCGDPEEDRDVVEVAHESLLTRWPRLKKWIEDRFADFWRRKQLQQAALEWEVQERKEAYRWSHERVVEACGMLKRLDYQPTPLEQEFLGPIHPQHMLAEIQDPDTSHECRALIGVRLALLGDPDPRKGVGLREDGLPDIEWRQVPPGEVILEVEGDEPAFPFPVAPFYIARYPVTWQQYQAFLEAADGYSNPERWQGLLDQHSAPGRPFQAYDNHPADNVSWLDAVAFCRWLSARLGYEIRLPTQWEWQQAATGGDPANMYPWGVEENPAYANTYESGLSRSTAVGMYPLGASPVGALDMGGNLWEWCLNEYRHPERTQLSGDESRVVRGGSWGNDLGLARSAFRYHYLPNNRFILIGFRVVCSSPI, from the coding sequence ATGATGGTGTATTCGGGCAAACAAAAAATCGCCTTTAGCAAGCGCTTGCAGCGTGACTGGAAAGATCTGGCAGATTACTTTGACATCCCACCTCAAGAACAAGCGGCATTTGACAAGGGCCATGAACCCCGAGACATATGGGTGTGGTTAGAGGAACGTGAGCGTCTACAAGAGTTACCGGAAGCACTGCACTACATAGACAGGGAAGATATTATAGCCGAAGTACTTACACCACCGACTCCACCTCCTCCCCCAGCGACTCACACACACCAGAAAGGCTCTCCCTTTCCAGGCTTGCGCGCCTTCACCACAAAGGAGGCCCGGCTTTTCTTTGGTCGTACGGCAGAAACTAACGAGCTATTAAACAAAATTAAGCAGCAGGCCTTAGTCGCCGTTATCGGCGCTTCCGGCTCTGGTAAATCCTCTCTCGTGGCAGCCGGGGGACTGCCGCGTCTGAGAGAACTCCCCGGCGGTGAAAGTTGGCAGAAAATACGTTTTACTCCTGGTGGATTAGGCGATGATCCTTTTCTCCCTTTGGCAGCCAAACTGGAACCTTATCTGGAAACCCACGATCTAAGTGGTCGCACTATCGCTGAAAAGCTACGCGCCACTGGTGATCTGGCCGCGCTAGTAAGGCCCTTATTTGAAGAACGGCCGGCAACCACTAAGTTGCTCTTCTTTATCGACCAATTCGAAGAGCTATTTACTCTGACCGAACCGAAACACCACAAGCGTTTCATTGCCATGTTGGAGAAAGCCGCACAGGCAGACCGGCTGCGTCTCGTTCTTGCCTTACGGGCTGACTTTTTTCACCATTGCATTGACTACCCTCGTTTTGACAAATGGCTACGGGCAGGTTTCTTTTCGCTGGCACCACCGGATCTCCTGGCCTTGATGGAGATGATCACAGGTCCTGCGGCAGTAGCAGGTTTATCCTTTGAGGAGGGACTGTCTGGGCGCATCCTCCGCGATACTGGCAACGAACCCGGCGCCCTCGCGTTGATGGCCTTCGCTTTGGCTGAACTTTATAAGGCATGCCAACCGGGCACCACGCTCACCCATACGGCTTACGACAGCTTCGGCGGCATCAAGGGAGCCATTGGCAAGCGGGCTGAGGACGCTTACGCTAAATTAAACAAAGACGCCCAAAACGCCTTGGCAGGAATCTTCAAAGAATTGGTAGAAATAGACTCGGAACGTGGTATTCCAACCCGAAGACGCTCATCGCTTACTCATTTCAAAACTACCCCCGCAGCATGCACATCCATTGAGCAATTCGCCAAAGCCCGATTACTGAACTGCGGCGATCCTGAGGAAGACAGGGATGTGGTGGAAGTCGCCCATGAGTCCCTGCTGACCCGCTGGCCTCGCTTAAAGAAATGGATTGAGGATCGCTTTGCCGACTTCTGGCGGCGCAAACAACTGCAACAGGCCGCTTTAGAGTGGGAAGTTCAGGAGCGCAAGGAGGCTTACCGCTGGTCCCATGAACGGGTGGTAGAAGCCTGTGGCATGCTCAAGCGCCTTGATTATCAACCCACCCCCCTAGAGCAGGAGTTCCTCGGGCCTATCCATCCCCAGCATATGCTGGCAGAAATCCAAGATCCAGACACCTCCCACGAGTGCCGCGCCCTGATTGGCGTTCGCCTCGCTCTCCTGGGTGACCCGGACCCGCGAAAGGGGGTAGGCCTCCGGGAAGATGGTTTGCCGGATATCGAGTGGCGTCAGGTGCCCCCCGGTGAGGTCATCTTGGAGGTCGAGGGAGATGAACCCGCCTTCCCGTTCCCGGTCGCCCCCTTTTATATTGCCCGCTATCCGGTGACCTGGCAGCAGTACCAGGCCTTTTTGGAAGCGGCCGACGGTTACAGTAACCCCGAACGGTGGCAAGGATTATTAGACCAACACTCAGCACCTGGTCGGCCGTTTCAAGCCTATGACAACCACCCGGCAGACAATGTCTCTTGGTTGGATGCGGTAGCTTTCTGCCGCTGGCTAAGCGCCCGCCTGGGCTATGAAATCCGCTTGCCGACGCAATGGGAATGGCAGCAAGCCGCCACCGGCGGCGACCCAGCAAATATGTATCCCTGGGGAGTGGAGGAGAATCCCGCCTATGCCAACACCTATGAATCGGGGCTGAGCCGCTCTACCGCGGTAGGCATGTATCCCCTCGGCGCTTCGCCCGTGGGGGCATTGGATATGGGCGGTAATCTCTGGGAGTGGTGTCTGAATGAATACAGGCATCCTGAACGTACCCAGTTAAGTGGCGATGAGTCCCGTGTGGTGCGCGGCGGGTCCTGGGGCAACGATCTAGGCCTTGCCCGCTCGGCCTTTCGCTATCATTATCTTCCCAATAACCGCTTCATCCTCATCGGGTTTCGGGTGGTGTGCTCATCCCCCATCTGA
- a CDS encoding toll/interleukin-1 receptor domain-containing protein, translating into MPDRIKIFVSYSHQDADYLEENSLLGFLKGLEKENIEFWTDQSIRPGELWDEVIKTQIQDSHIALVLVSQGFLDSDYCQNTEIKHFLAHKAHLFPVILSPCDWRRHEWLKSRQFLPGGDQTVEEHFQDNGRRKRLFLQIREQLRERAELIRQSHYNGPSPPPPPGPFPGPFPGKVKIAFCDRLGDDWKRLADCLEIRVSDQARFERGDEGRGIWVWLENRSRLSQLPAALREIKRGELAELLENFS; encoded by the coding sequence ATGCCTGACCGGATAAAAATTTTTGTCAGTTACAGCCATCAGGACGCCGATTACCTCGAAGAGAACTCGCTGCTTGGATTCCTCAAGGGGCTGGAGAAAGAAAATATCGAGTTTTGGACTGATCAAAGTATCCGCCCAGGGGAACTGTGGGATGAGGTGATTAAAACCCAGATTCAGGACTCCCACATCGCCCTGGTGCTGGTTAGCCAAGGTTTTCTGGATTCAGACTACTGCCAAAACACCGAGATCAAACATTTTCTAGCCCACAAGGCCCATCTCTTTCCCGTCATTCTCTCACCTTGTGACTGGCGCCGGCACGAATGGCTGAAAAGCCGCCAATTCTTGCCTGGCGGCGACCAAACCGTGGAAGAACATTTTCAAGACAACGGCCGCCGCAAGCGTTTATTTCTGCAAATCCGCGAGCAGCTACGCGAGCGGGCGGAACTGATCCGGCAAAGTCATTACAACGGGCCGAGTCCTCCTCCGCCGCCAGGCCCCTTTCCAGGACCCTTTCCAGGAAAAGTCAAAATCGCCTTCTGTGATCGCCTGGGGGATGACTGGAAGCGCCTAGCCGATTGCCTGGAAATACGGGTCAGCGATCAGGCCCGATTTGAACGGGGCGACGAAGGCCGCGGGATCTGGGTGTGGCTGGAAAATCGCAGCCGTTTGTCTCAGCTACCTGCCGCCTTGCGGGAAATTAAGCGCGGGGAATTAGCGGAGTTGCTAGAAAACTTTTCTTGA
- a CDS encoding WbqC family protein has product MNAEFSGMIITTHQPIFLPWPGFFYKGLRADTLVLLDQVQFPLGRSWMTRNRLKSDQGELWLRVPVRKKGRGKQNIQDIEIHNETHWRQKHLQSLRQHYAHAPYLDDHLPHLEAIYAYHHCRLADLNVDLIQYLWNTLGLKSTWVLQSELGVSGQGTELLVSVCRALNADTFVTLPPAEKYLDREKFSTCGINLVFTPLRPPVYPQLWGDFRYNLSALDLLLNCGPKSLDIIASAQ; this is encoded by the coding sequence TTGAACGCCGAATTCTCCGGGATGATTATTACCACCCACCAACCTATTTTCCTTCCCTGGCCAGGTTTTTTCTACAAGGGGCTACGGGCCGATACTCTGGTGCTTCTGGATCAAGTCCAATTTCCCCTGGGCCGAAGCTGGATGACCCGCAACCGGCTCAAAAGCGACCAGGGCGAACTCTGGCTCAGGGTCCCGGTGCGGAAAAAAGGCAGAGGAAAACAGAATATTCAAGACATTGAGATCCACAATGAAACCCACTGGCGCCAAAAACATCTCCAAAGCCTCCGGCAGCATTATGCCCATGCTCCCTATCTGGATGATCACCTGCCTCACCTAGAGGCAATCTATGCCTATCACCACTGCCGCCTGGCGGATCTCAACGTGGATCTGATCCAATATCTTTGGAACACCTTGGGCCTAAAAAGTACCTGGGTTTTACAGTCTGAACTGGGGGTTTCCGGCCAGGGCACGGAATTATTGGTCTCCGTCTGCCGCGCCTTGAACGCCGATACTTTTGTCACTTTGCCCCCAGCAGAGAAATATCTCGATAGGGAAAAGTTTAGCACCTGCGGCATTAATCTCGTCTTTACCCCTCTCCGCCCACCGGTCTATCCCCAGTTGTGGGGCGATTTTCGCTACAATCTCTCCGCGTTAGATTTGCTCTTAAATTGCGGCCCCAAGAGCTTGGATATTATCGCCTCTGCACAATAA
- a CDS encoding EcsC family protein, with the protein MHQSTPSLSAQDLADLRWAHRHLEHPSFAARLSNVVGTPIEQGLKLLPKRWYQHLHGVVEFSIRRTLDMAITSMGRIPPSAAHDRLHKFMAMGSGTIGGFFAPFTLLAELPITTALMLRSIGDIAHSQGEDLNTLEARLACMEVFALGGRTKEDDAADTGYYGIRATLAFHFSDFLDYTGAGANIPAAINLIRATTARFGVVISDKAAAQMIPVAGAVSGALLNLIFMQHFQDMARGHFIVRRLERKYDPETVRAAYQQLTQEEAEAEKEYSPLEGW; encoded by the coding sequence ATGCATCAATCCACACCTTCCCTCTCCGCCCAGGATCTCGCCGATCTCCGATGGGCACACCGACACCTGGAACACCCTTCATTTGCCGCACGCTTGAGCAATGTCGTGGGCACACCTATTGAGCAGGGGCTCAAACTCCTGCCCAAGCGCTGGTACCAACATCTCCATGGAGTCGTGGAGTTCAGTATTCGTCGCACCTTGGATATGGCGATTACCTCCATGGGACGCATTCCTCCCTCCGCTGCTCACGACCGTCTGCACAAGTTTATGGCGATGGGCAGTGGCACTATAGGCGGATTCTTTGCCCCGTTCACCCTCCTGGCCGAATTGCCCATCACCACAGCCCTCATGCTGCGCTCTATCGGGGACATTGCCCATAGCCAGGGCGAAGACTTAAATACCCTGGAAGCAAGGCTTGCCTGCATGGAGGTCTTTGCCCTAGGGGGCCGTACCAAAGAGGACGATGCTGCGGATACGGGCTACTATGGCATTCGCGCGACTCTCGCCTTCCACTTTTCTGATTTTCTTGACTACACGGGTGCGGGAGCCAATATACCTGCCGCCATTAATCTAATTCGGGCCACTACGGCCCGCTTTGGGGTAGTCATTTCCGATAAAGCGGCTGCGCAGATGATCCCCGTCGCTGGAGCAGTAAGTGGTGCCCTATTGAACTTGATCTTTATGCAGCATTTCCAAGACATGGCCCGAGGCCATTTCATCGTGCGCCGGCTGGAGAGAAAATATGACCCTGAGACGGTGAGAGCTGCGTACCAACAGTTAACCCAAGAAGAAGCGGAAGCCGAGAAAGAATACAGCCCCTTGGAAGGTTGGTAG
- a CDS encoding tRNA(Met) cytidine acetyltransferase TmcA: MHPILFPPTLDNIRKITASLVAAAKASGHRRALVLSGDREWCLQAAQVSLASTSLEPVLWIAAQAPENAWRMEAAKAHRSLGQEVDAIVFDAYSGFDLDAFGIITGAIRGGGLLLLLTPPLAAWPSFNDPEHARIVTAPYEVTEVTGRFLKRLVRILREAEGVIIIEQGKILPSVPFAAPARAETGGNPPSPGDSACRTEDQGRAVEAIVKVVTGQRRRPVVLTSDRGRGKSAALGIAAARLLQRGLKHIIVTGPRLDAVEPVFRHAQRLLPQATVSRAALHLPEAGMEFAPPDDLIRTSRPADLLLVDEAATIPTPLLERLLQGYSRIAFATTIHGYEGTGRGFALRFHRVLDEKTRGWKGLRLETPIRWRSGDPLEHFVFRALLLDATAAPDSAVASARPETVAVERLDRDALVRDEATLSELFGLLVLAHYQTRPYDLRHLLDGPNLSVYVMRYRGHVVATALLAAEGGFVEETARGIWEGRTRPHGHLLPESLAAHLGLAQAPRLHCARIMRIAVHPAVQGQGLGTHLVDTIIRETGGEGLDYLGSSFGATVELLRFWERLDFLPVRLSVKRGATSGAHSAIVLHPLSSSGQALVKRARERFLVHLPHQLADPLRELEPQLAAWLLRRGDPAGPLPLDSQDWSDVLAFAFGRRVYEVCIGPIWKLTWGALAAPESATLLGEVERNALIVKVLQKRSWQEAAAALELSGRAQVIEVLRRTLRPLVLHFGNEAVRREAERLAGG; this comes from the coding sequence GTGCACCCCATTCTCTTCCCTCCAACCTTGGATAATATCAGGAAAATCACAGCCTCTCTGGTAGCCGCGGCCAAGGCGAGCGGCCATCGCCGCGCTTTGGTATTGTCTGGGGACCGGGAGTGGTGTCTGCAAGCCGCCCAGGTCAGCTTAGCAAGCACTTCCCTGGAACCGGTTCTGTGGATCGCTGCCCAGGCCCCCGAAAACGCCTGGAGGATGGAGGCCGCCAAGGCGCATCGGTCGTTGGGGCAAGAAGTCGATGCCATCGTCTTTGATGCCTACAGCGGTTTTGACTTGGATGCCTTTGGAATCATCACCGGCGCCATTCGGGGCGGCGGGCTGCTGCTATTGCTCACTCCGCCCCTGGCGGCATGGCCAAGCTTCAATGATCCCGAGCATGCCCGCATTGTGACGGCGCCCTATGAGGTCACAGAGGTCACGGGGCGTTTTCTGAAACGCCTGGTGCGCATCCTCCGCGAAGCTGAAGGGGTGATAATCATCGAGCAAGGAAAAATACTCCCCAGCGTCCCGTTTGCAGCCCCGGCGAGGGCAGAAACGGGTGGTAACCCTCCCTCTCCAGGGGATTCGGCGTGCCGCACCGAGGATCAAGGGCGGGCGGTGGAGGCGATTGTCAAGGTGGTGACTGGGCAGCGGCGGCGGCCTGTGGTGTTGACCTCGGATCGGGGCCGGGGCAAATCGGCGGCCCTGGGGATTGCAGCGGCGAGGCTGCTGCAGCGGGGGCTCAAGCACATCATCGTCACCGGACCACGGTTGGATGCGGTGGAGCCGGTGTTTCGCCATGCCCAACGGCTATTGCCCCAAGCCACGGTTTCCCGGGCAGCCCTCCATCTCCCGGAGGCGGGCATGGAATTCGCCCCCCCGGACGATCTTATCCGCACTTCCCGACCCGCGGATTTGCTGTTAGTGGATGAGGCGGCAACCATCCCTACCCCTTTGTTGGAACGATTGCTCCAGGGTTACTCTCGGATTGCTTTTGCCACCACCATTCATGGTTATGAGGGAACGGGGCGGGGTTTCGCCCTTCGTTTCCACAGAGTGCTGGATGAGAAAACCCGAGGATGGAAAGGGCTGCGGCTGGAGACCCCTATCCGCTGGAGATCCGGAGATCCCCTGGAGCATTTCGTCTTTCGGGCCTTGCTGCTAGATGCCACGGCGGCGCCAGACTCGGCAGTCGCGTCGGCGAGACCCGAGACTGTTGCGGTTGAGCGGTTGGATCGAGATGCCCTGGTGAGGGATGAAGCCACCCTGTCTGAACTCTTCGGCTTGCTGGTGTTGGCCCACTACCAGACCCGCCCCTACGATCTGCGCCATTTACTCGATGGCCCCAACCTTTCCGTGTATGTGATGCGCTACCGGGGGCACGTGGTGGCCACCGCGCTACTTGCTGCGGAGGGCGGTTTCGTTGAGGAAACGGCTAGAGGGATTTGGGAAGGGCGCACTCGACCCCATGGGCATTTACTCCCGGAGTCCCTGGCGGCCCACTTGGGCTTGGCGCAGGCGCCACGGCTGCATTGTGCCCGGATCATGCGTATTGCCGTCCATCCTGCGGTTCAGGGCCAAGGCCTGGGAACTCACCTGGTGGATACGATTATCAGGGAAACCGGGGGGGAAGGCTTGGATTATCTGGGAAGTAGCTTCGGTGCGACCGTGGAGTTGCTTCGCTTCTGGGAACGATTGGATTTTCTGCCGGTGCGTCTCAGCGTGAAGCGGGGGGCCACCAGCGGGGCCCACTCCGCCATTGTTCTGCACCCTTTATCCAGCTCCGGCCAGGCGCTGGTCAAAAGAGCCCGAGAGCGTTTCCTGGTGCATCTGCCACACCAGCTTGCAGATCCGTTGCGGGAGTTGGAACCCCAGCTTGCGGCTTGGCTCTTGCGCCGAGGGGACCCAGCCGGCCCCCTCCCTTTGGATTCCCAGGATTGGTCCGATGTGCTGGCTTTTGCCTTTGGTCGGCGTGTCTATGAGGTCTGTATTGGCCCTATTTGGAAGCTCACTTGGGGGGCGCTTGCCGCCCCTGAGAGCGCGACACTGCTGGGGGAAGTGGAGAGAAATGCGCTCATCGTCAAAGTATTGCAGAAAAGAAGCTGGCAAGAAGCGGCCGCAGCCCTGGAACTCTCAGGCCGGGCCCAGGTGATTGAAGTCCTGCGCCGGACCCTGCGTCCCCTGGTGCTGCACTTTGGCAATGAGGCTGTGCGTCGTGAGGCCGAACGGCTTGCCGGGGGCTAG
- a CDS encoding glucose-1-phosphate adenylyltransferase: protein MRKKRYGGRIIAFVMAGGEGKRLHPLTAERCKPAVPFGARYRLVDFVLSNLINSEIRSIYLLVQYKPQALIEHIRRAWVISPLLPDQFVTAVPPQMHEDTLTFKGTADAVYQSLRLLEPHNPDLVAVFGADHVYRMDVRQMAWFHREQKADVTVAALPVPMEQAPNFGILATDADGRIRQFQEKPQQPKSMPSDSNRAYASMGNYLFDTRVLVEALMESHRLGETDFGHHVLPRLLKSHRLFAYDFSSNEIPGIKPYEEVGYWRDVGTIDAYFEAHKDVLGEEPRFDAFNPQWPIFSSNYQGPVARILGGEIENSLFSAACVVHRGARVRNCILRREAVVEAGAELEECIIMDYSKIKRGARLRRVIVDRHNIIAPGTQIGYDYQEDTRRYHVSPSGIVVVPRGKLSFYARNSRGKGLGYAE, encoded by the coding sequence ATGAGGAAGAAAAGATACGGGGGACGAATCATTGCTTTTGTGATGGCGGGGGGGGAAGGTAAACGCCTTCATCCTTTAACTGCGGAACGCTGTAAACCCGCTGTCCCTTTTGGTGCCCGTTATCGGCTGGTTGATTTTGTTCTGAGTAACCTGATCAATTCTGAAATTCGCTCCATTTATCTTTTGGTGCAGTATAAACCCCAGGCCTTGATTGAGCATATTCGCAGGGCGTGGGTGATATCCCCGTTGCTCCCTGATCAGTTCGTCACGGCGGTGCCTCCCCAGATGCATGAGGATACGCTCACTTTCAAGGGCACGGCAGATGCGGTTTATCAGAGTCTCCGACTGCTTGAGCCCCATAATCCGGATTTGGTGGCCGTATTTGGCGCCGATCATGTGTACAGAATGGATGTGCGGCAGATGGCTTGGTTTCATCGGGAACAGAAAGCCGATGTCACGGTTGCCGCCCTGCCGGTACCTATGGAGCAAGCGCCGAATTTTGGGATTCTCGCCACAGACGCGGATGGCCGAATACGGCAATTCCAGGAAAAACCCCAACAACCTAAATCGATGCCCTCCGACTCCAACCGTGCCTATGCCTCCATGGGGAACTACCTGTTCGATACTAGGGTGCTGGTAGAGGCGCTCATGGAAAGCCACCGATTGGGTGAAACGGACTTTGGGCATCATGTTCTGCCCCGGTTGCTGAAGAGCCACCGCCTCTTTGCCTATGATTTTTCAAGCAATGAAATTCCAGGGATTAAGCCCTATGAGGAAGTGGGTTATTGGCGTGATGTGGGCACCATTGACGCCTATTTCGAGGCCCATAAAGATGTGCTCGGGGAGGAGCCCCGCTTCGATGCTTTTAACCCCCAATGGCCTATCTTTTCCAGTAACTACCAAGGGCCGGTAGCTCGGATTCTCGGGGGTGAAATCGAGAATAGCCTGTTCAGTGCCGCCTGTGTAGTTCATAGAGGTGCTCGGGTGCGTAACTGTATCCTCCGCCGGGAAGCCGTGGTGGAAGCAGGGGCGGAGTTAGAGGAATGCATCATTATGGATTATTCTAAAATTAAGCGCGGCGCCCGGCTGCGACGGGTTATCGTCGACCGTCATAACATTATTGCACCGGGTACCCAGATTGGTTATGATTACCAGGAAGATACCCGCCGATATCATGTCTCCCCCTCGGGAATAGTGGTTGTTCCTAGAGGCAAACTCAGTTTTTATGCGCGTAATTCGCGTGGTAAGGGCCTGGGCTACGCTGAATAG